The nucleotide window TCTACCACTGCGCCAATCCACCCTCGTACACGGCGTGGGAGCGCCTGTTGCCGCCCCTGCAGACGGCGGCCGTCACCGCCGCCAAGGCGAACGACGCCGTCCTCGCGCTGACCGGCAGCCTTTACGCCTACGGTCCGCAGCCCGGTGGCCGGATGAACGAACACACCCCCATGGCCGCCACCGGGCACAAGGGCCGCTTGCGCAGACGCATGTGGGAACAGGCCCTCGCCGGAGGGATCCGCACCGTCGAGGTCCGCGGCTCCGACTACATCGGCAAGGACGCCAACGGCATCTACTCCCTGCTCATCAAGTCGGCCCTGCAGAAGGGAAAAGCGGCCTGGATCACCGGCCATCTGGACATGCCGCACACCTTCACCTTCAACGGCGACATGGCACAGGCCCTCATCACGCTGGCCTCGGAGGAACGCGCGTGGGGCCGACCCTGGCACGTGCCGTCCCCGCCGGCCGTCACCATTCGCGAGCTGGCGCGGCGCTACGCCGTCGCGGCGGGCCGGCCACCGGTCAAACTAATCCGGATACCGCGCTCCGTGACGCGTACGGCCGGGCTGATCGTGCCGATCGCCCGCGAGATGGCCGAGATGGACTACCAGCGGTACGCGCCGTTCCACATGGACGCGACGGAGACGGCCGACACCTTCCACCTGACCGCCACCGACCTCGACTCCGCCGTCCGCGACGAGGTGGGCTGAACTCCCACCGCCACACCGGCGGGCCGACGGCACGGCCGCCGACACCGCGAACGTTCGCGGTCACGGCACCAGCCGGTGACCCGGCCGAGTTCGATCCGGCCGATGTTCAGGGCCCATGCGACGGCATTGCCGAACCTGATCTTGTTGGGCACTTCCTCCAGGCCGCGACGATGGAGGCGTGGAACTGCTGCCGGGTCAGGCCCTTCCATGGCCGGTTCAAGGCTGGCCACGCACTCCACGTGATGCGTACGCCGTTCGACGGCGGCGCGGTTCAGTGAGGGGAATCGGGCGGCGGAGCGGTCCGCGTTCGGAGCGGTCCGGTGTGCGGCCCGCCCCGCTTCCCTCCGTTTGGTACCTTTCACCGGACACGAAAATCGATCGGATGTTCGTTTACTGGGATCTCCGAGACGTCCGTTGTCGGCAGTAGACGCTCACGTCCTCCGACGTGCGGCGCGCCACTCAATCGGACCGGGTGAAAGCTCATGGCAGGTACCGACCGCGAAAAGGCGCTGGACACCGCGCTCGCACAGATCGAGCGGAAATTCGGCAGGGGCGCGGTGATGCGTCTGGGTGAGCGGCCGAACGAGCCCATCGAGGTGATCCCCACCGGATCGACCGCCCTGGACGTCGCCCTCGGCGTCGGCGGTCTGCCGCGCGGCCGGGTGGTGGAGGTGTACGGTCCGGAGTCCTCCGGCAAGACGACCCTGACCCTGCACGCGGTGGCGAACGCGCAGAAGGCCGGCGGCCAGGTGGCCTTCGTCGATGCCGAGCACGCCCTCGACCCCGAGTACGCCAAGAAGCTCGGCGTCGATACCGACAACCTCATCCTGTCCCAGCCGGACAACGGTGAGCAGGCACTGGAGATCGTGGACATCCTGATCCGCTCCGGCGCGATCGATTTGATCGTGATCGACTCCGTCGCGGCCCTGGTGCCGCGCGCGGAGATCGAGGGCGAGATGGGCGACTCCCACATGGGTCTGCAGGCCCGTCTGATGAGCCAGGCGCTCCGCAAGATCACGGGCGCGCTCAGCCAGTCGAAGACCACCGCGATCTTCATCAACCAGCTCCGCGAGAAGATCGGCGTGATGTTCGGCTCGCCGGAGACCACGACCGGTGGCCGGGCGCTGAAGTTCTACGCCTCGGTGCGCCTGGACATCCGCCGCATCGAGACCCTGAAGGACGGCACCGACGCGGTCGGCAACCGCACCCGCGTCAAGGTCGTCAAGAACAAGGTGGCCCCGCCCTTCAAGCAGGCCGAGTTCGACATCCTCTACGGCCAGGGCATCAGCCGCGAGGGCGGCCTGATCGACATGGGCGTGGAGAACGGCTTCGTGCGCAAGGCCGGCGCCTGGTACACGTACGAGGGCGACCAGCTCGGCCAGGGCAAGGAGAACGCGCGCAACTTCCTCAAGGACAACCCCGACCTCGCCAACGAGATCGAGAAGAAGATCCTGGAGAAGCTGGGGATCGGGACACCGGCGAAGACCGCGGTCGCCGAGGACGCAGGCACCGTCCCGGCCCCCGATGCCGCCCGGACCCCGGCGGGAAACGCCACCTGACAGGCGCAGGAGCAGCCCGGCGCGGCCCGGCCGGGAGAGGCGGCCTTCCAGGCTCCCGGGCTCCCGGGCTCCCGGGCTCCCGGGCTCCCGGCATGTTCAGCGTCGCGGCATGCTCCACGGCCCCTGTCCGCTCGCGTCCCTGGTCGTTGTCCGCCGGGTCGGTGACGAAGACGCCGACCGCCTGCGCACCCGCGGTGCGCCGCACGCGCGAGCTCTACCCGGCCGGCCTCGTCGCCACCCCGCACCTGTTTCGCAAGCAGGCCGTGCCAGGGATCTGCGTCGCCTGACGAGGTGATGCGTGCGAATGTCCGCTGCACCGTCCGACGCCGCGGGACGACCGCGAGGTGGGGGCACCGCCGGAAGCGGTGCCCCCACCCGGACCCGGGTCGGGCCGAAACCTCACCGTCGCAGCGCCGCGGCAGCCCTTCCGCCCGTACCTGCCGCGTCATCCAGCCCCGTGCCCCGGAAGGTCAGGCGTCCGGACCGGGGCCGTAGCGTGCCGCGACGGCCTCGGAGCTGATCCATCGGCTGTAGGTGGGTGACCGGGGCCAGCCCTCGGGCGAGTCCTGCCAGTCCTCCTGCCGTCCGTACGGCAGGAGATCGATGAGCGCGAAGGTGTGGCTGAGCTGCTCGGTGCCCCGGCCGTCGGTGTGCCAGGTGCGGTAGACGGTGTCGCCGTCGCGGAGGAAGACGTTGACCGCGAATCCGCCGCCGGGCGGCGCACCCACGTCGGTGCCGAACGGGCTGTTCGCGGTGGAGTACCAGGCCATCCTGTTCCCGGTCCGCCGCTTGTACGCGAAGGCCTGGTCGATCGGGCCCTGGGTGACGACGACGAACCTGGCGTCGTAGTCCTCCAGGAACTCCAGGCGGGTGAACTGCGCCGTGAACCCCGTGCAGCCCGGGCACTGCCACTCCTTGCCGGGGAACCACATGTGGTTGTAGACGATCAGCTGGGAGTTGCCGCCGAAGACGTCGGCCAGCCGGACCTGCCCCTCCTCACCCTCAAGGGTGTAGTCGGGCATCTCGGTCATCGGCAGTCGGCGGCGCTGGGCGGCGATCGCGTCCAGTTCCCGGGTCGCGGCCTTCTCCCTGGCGCGCAGGTCGTCGAGATGGCGCTGCCACGCCCCGGTGTCGACGACGGGCGGCAATGCCTTGGCTGTCATGTGTTCCTCCGGAGAGCACGGCGGATGGTTCGCGGGTGGTGACTCCGCCCCCGCGCCGAACTCATCGCTCTCCGGCAATCCGGCATGCGACGGCCCGCCCCGTTCGGGGCGGGCCGTCGCATGCCGGATTGCCGCGTTGCCGCGGTACCGCACGGTCACGGGCGAGGGCGGCCACCTTCGTCGTCCTCCACGCCCTCCGCCGCGATCCGTTCCTTGCGGACCTCGCCGGTGACGGTCTCCTCCTCCGCGACCTCCTCGGTGCTCAGCCGCACCCGTTCCACCGGAACCGTCTCGGTCTGCACCACCGGGCGTTCGGCGTGCAGGGTGACCTCGTGTTCGGCCTCGGAGATCTCCGGGCCGGCCATGGCGTCGCCGCGGTTCGCGTCGGTGATCGGCTCCCGTTCGAGGCGTACCTCTTCGTGGCGCAGCGGGACCGTCTGCTGGACCTCCTCCGTCACCACGTACTTGCGCAGCCGCGCCCGCCCCGTCTCGTACCGCTCGGCGCCGACGTGCATGTGCTCCTCGGACCGGGTCATCGCCCCGTCCTCGGTTCCCCGCATGTCCGCGCCCCGGTCCGTACCCGTCCCCATGGCGGCCGTGCCGGCTTCCATGCTTCTGGTCCCGGCCACCCCCGTGGTGCCGGTCTCGGACCGGGCCCACCCCTTCTCACCGGGCTGATTGGCCTGCTGCCAGGCGTCGTCCCAGGCCATGCCGTAGTACTCGTACAGCCGGACCTCCTCCGACTCGGACAGGTGGCCGCCGCTGTCGACGTCGACGTTCGGCGCGTCCTTGACCTTGCCCTTGGAGTAGGGCACCTCCAGATGGTCCTCGACCATGACCGCGTCGCGGATCGGCACGAACGACTCGCTGGTGCCGAAGAAGCCGGTCTTGATGCTGACCCATTCCGGGCGGCCGGTCGCGTCGTCGAAGAAGACGTGGTTCGCATCTCCGATCTTGCTGCCCTCGGCATCGAACACGGGGTGTTCCAGTACGGCCGGGATCTGCTCCTGCGTGATCATCCTTCAGCACCCTCCTTCTGAGTCCGGTGTGCTGCCCGAGTCACCGCCATAAGAGTGTACGAAACCTACTAAAACGGATAAATGATAAATGTGGCATACCGGGGGACCCAGGTCCGGGCCGTCCGGGAGCGCGGGGCTGCGGGGCGTCGCCGCCGCCGTGTGCCTACGATTCCGGGGTGGCTCTCTTTCTTGTGTTCCGGGACACCGCGCTGCGTGCCGACGAGGCGTGGCGGCGGCTCACCGTGTGGGAGCGGCACGCGGACGTGGTGCCGCTGACGCGGATCCGGGTCCTCACGCCGCCGCCGCGCGGGGCCGGCACCGTCTTCGTGGCCCGGACCGGGGTGGGCCGGCTGGCGTTCGACGACCGTATGGAGGTCGTCGTCTGGCGGCCGCCCCGGGACGGCGCCCCCGGCCTGTGCCGTCTCGTCAAACGCGGACACCTCGTCCTCGGGTGGGCCGAGATCGAGGTGCGGACGGCGCGGGGGGACGGTTCGCAGGTGATGTGGCGGGAGGAGGTGCGGGTGCGGGGACTGCCGCGGATCGTCGACCCGCTGCTGGGCCGGGCGGGCCGGCTGATGTTCGGCCGAGCCGTGAACCGGCTGCTGGCGCGTCCTTGAGAGGACGCCTGCCTCCCCGGCAGGGCAGCACGCCGATGGCTGGCAGGGCACGCCCATGACCGGCAGGGCACGTCCATGAGGAGGTGTGCCCTTTGGCCCGCGTCCGGCCGAAAGGCCGCACCCGGCCAGAAGGCCCCCGGCTCGAGGAGCCTCCGTCGTGGCCGCGTGCGAAGACCCCCGGCAGCTCCGTGTACTTCGTGAACGCCTCCCGGCTGTCCGGGACGAACGGCCACTGCCACAGCGCCCGCCGGAACTCCGCCTCGGTCAGCCGGCCGCACCAGGCGATCTCCGCCGGGTCCGGGGTGAACTCCCCGGCCGCTGCCGCCTCGTGCACCGCCGTCCGGTACGGGCCGATCGCGCCGTGGCAGAGGTACTTGAAGGCGAAAAGTCTGTGGATCGGGGCCGCCCGTGGTTGCGAGACTGGGGCCCATGAACGACATGGGGCGGTTTCGTCAGGCAGTCGTCGAGTGGGCGGCCGGCGGTGCGGGGGCGTCGGCGGCGGGCATCAGGGCCCGGAAACTGGCGGACGGCGCCGGACTGCGTACGGTCGTGCTCGTCGAGGGCGGCAGCGACCAGGTGGCCGTCGAGGCACTGGCCGCCCGGCACGGCCGGGACCTCGACGGGGAAGGCGTCGCGGTGGTGCCGCTCGGGGGCGCGATGAGCATCGGGCGGTTCGTCGATCTGTGCGGCCCCCAGGGGCTCGACGCCCGGCTGGCCGGCCTGTGCGACGTCGGCGAGGAGAGGTTCTTCCGGCGTGCGCTGGAACGGGCCGGGGTCGGCTCCGACCTCACCGCCGACAAGCTGGAGTCGCTCGGGTTCTACCTGTGCGACGCGGACCTGGAGGACGAGCTGATCAGGTCGCTGGGCGCCGACGTCATCCAGCAAGTGGTGGAGGAACAGGGTGAGTTGCGCGCGTTCCGTACCTTCCAGAACCAGCCCGCTCAGCGGGGGTG belongs to Streptomyces sp. V3I8 and includes:
- a CDS encoding NAD-dependent epimerase/dehydratase family protein — translated: MAKHVVIGAGSIGTNVARLLAERGESVRIVTRSGSGPEHRLVDRVAADASDPSRLTELSRGAEVIYHCANPPSYTAWERLLPPLQTAAVTAAKANDAVLALTGSLYAYGPQPGGRMNEHTPMAATGHKGRLRRRMWEQALAGGIRTVEVRGSDYIGKDANGIYSLLIKSALQKGKAAWITGHLDMPHTFTFNGDMAQALITLASEERAWGRPWHVPSPPAVTIRELARRYAVAAGRPPVKLIRIPRSVTRTAGLIVPIAREMAEMDYQRYAPFHMDATETADTFHLTATDLDSAVRDEVG
- a CDS encoding DUF899 family protein is translated as MTAKALPPVVDTGAWQRHLDDLRAREKAATRELDAIAAQRRRLPMTEMPDYTLEGEEGQVRLADVFGGNSQLIVYNHMWFPGKEWQCPGCTGFTAQFTRLEFLEDYDARFVVVTQGPIDQAFAYKRRTGNRMAWYSTANSPFGTDVGAPPGGGFAVNVFLRDGDTVYRTWHTDGRGTEQLSHTFALIDLLPYGRQEDWQDSPEGWPRSPTYSRWISSEAVAARYGPGPDA
- a CDS encoding SRPBCC family protein, coding for MALFLVFRDTALRADEAWRRLTVWERHADVVPLTRIRVLTPPPRGAGTVFVARTGVGRLAFDDRMEVVVWRPPRDGAPGLCRLVKRGHLVLGWAEIEVRTARGDGSQVMWREEVRVRGLPRIVDPLLGRAGRLMFGRAVNRLLARP
- the recA gene encoding recombinase RecA — its product is MAGTDREKALDTALAQIERKFGRGAVMRLGERPNEPIEVIPTGSTALDVALGVGGLPRGRVVEVYGPESSGKTTLTLHAVANAQKAGGQVAFVDAEHALDPEYAKKLGVDTDNLILSQPDNGEQALEIVDILIRSGAIDLIVIDSVAALVPRAEIEGEMGDSHMGLQARLMSQALRKITGALSQSKTTAIFINQLREKIGVMFGSPETTTGGRALKFYASVRLDIRRIETLKDGTDAVGNRTRVKVVKNKVAPPFKQAEFDILYGQGISREGGLIDMGVENGFVRKAGAWYTYEGDQLGQGKENARNFLKDNPDLANEIEKKILEKLGIGTPAKTAVAEDAGTVPAPDAARTPAGNAT
- a CDS encoding PRC and DUF2382 domain-containing protein, translated to MITQEQIPAVLEHPVFDAEGSKIGDANHVFFDDATGRPEWVSIKTGFFGTSESFVPIRDAVMVEDHLEVPYSKGKVKDAPNVDVDSGGHLSESEEVRLYEYYGMAWDDAWQQANQPGEKGWARSETGTTGVAGTRSMEAGTAAMGTGTDRGADMRGTEDGAMTRSEEHMHVGAERYETGRARLRKYVVTEEVQQTVPLRHEEVRLEREPITDANRGDAMAGPEISEAEHEVTLHAERPVVQTETVPVERVRLSTEEVAEEETVTGEVRKERIAAEGVEDDEGGRPRP
- a CDS encoding ATP-dependent endonuclease — encoded protein: MNDMGRFRQAVVEWAAGGAGASAAGIRARKLADGAGLRTVVLVEGGSDQVAVEALAARHGRDLDGEGVAVVPLGGAMSIGRFVDLCGPQGLDARLAGLCDVGEERFFRRALERAGVGSDLTADKLESLGFYLCDADLEDELIRSLGADVIQQVVEEQGELRAFRTFQNQPAQRGWTVEQHLHRFMGTHAGRKAQYARELVAGLDLDRTPRPLERLLAHL